AATTTGCTTACAAAACTCATTGTTTCACtgcgaaaaaccaaaatatatggCTTTCACATCAACCTTAACTGTACAAATACTTGGAATGAGGGTGGACTATATAgcgttttttttatacttatatgttATTTTGGcaacggccaccgtagccgaatgggttggagcgtcacagacaatgacaaacctccgaatgtatttgtgccatgaaaaagctcctcattaaaaaactgtaggtccctccatttgtgaaacaacattaaGCCGCagaccacaaatgggaggaagaGCTAAgctaacacccaaaaaaggcgTAAGCgtcgattatatatatattgacaGTGAACGCTGGAAATATTGCAAAGTTATTTGGTGGTTTCAACAGTCAGTGATGGTCTCAAGAAGAAGGTCGATATGTGGGTGCAACacaaattttcccaaaatacCCTTTTGGACTGAACTGACGACTGTAATTCTCTGACGGACGGAGACGAGAACATCAACCGAATAATATATTGGGCAAATTGCGGTTCGGCAATAGCGAATTAACTGCCACGAAGGCTTAGTGGCATTGAAAGCGAATTATCCGCCACAACCTACTTCCTATCGGGCGCTGTTAGATGTTTGGGgacattagaaaaaaaagtagcCCCTCAACCTACTTCCATTGGGCGGAAAATTAACTCCTACAACCGATTTCCAACGTGTCAGAAGCTTCAAGAGCTTAATGAGAGGTTCTATGGCATctgctgtatagtccagacgaCTCACTAAACGTTTataatattaggttggggaataagttcgtagcgttttaccgattacttttatttaaaccaaaaacaataattatttcaataactgAATCGATTATATATTCGCTGTTGCTACTTACAACCTCTCGCcatctctcgaccaatttgttgatgccgttagttaaaaaaattttgttaatctttttGAAGCAATGTGAAAAGTATTCGttggtaaataataaaaaccactTACATGTTTTATAAGAcaacatgaaaaataaaaattgggaaataatttattaacaacgcaaaaaatatttcgctcTCATaggaaagtaaaaattggaaaaaaatttattagggGTCCATGACTGAATATAATCCACGTTGTTGCGGAATTGCTCCTAGAAATGAGTAATATTTCAGTTTaccaattattttaataaaataatataaacgtaataaataaatttaaggaaAGTGTTTTATTCGAGCTATATTACAGCTagctacaaaaaatatatgaattaagTGCTCAATTTCAATTCCATATTAGTTTTATAGTTTCGTACTGCCCGTTCGctgatacttttttttgttttaataataaagtGGAAATTCGTGATATTATAAGTATAATATTTCTTGAAACTGTTACATAGATAAAAGCCCTGGTAACTAGTGCTTTgatattaattttgtaatttagttttaatgattaataaataataataataataagattgtGATGTAttaatagatataaaaaaaatcttatttagcTACTCACTGATGCCGTTGAGCAAGCGGCTATAACTCCGGTTATTGATGCTTCTGATATCTGCAGAGTTGAGAAACCAAATACCATTTTTTCCATAGGAAGTACTTTGCCAAATTTAACGCCGACAACAAGTGTAGCAAGTTCAGCGACATCATTCGTACCTAAATTAACTCTTAAACTTGGTAGCGTACCATCACCTTCTCAGTTTAATGACACTGTACAAAGGAATTTGTCTAGTGCAACTACTGTTGCTTCAAAAGAGCTTGGTAAAAAGAGGGAGCCATCGCCGGAATTGGCAAGAATTTCACCACTTGTTACTCGACCGCCGAagcaaaagtttaatatttgttAGTATTACCTCTAAATTTGTAAAGTcacttttaattacttttttttccaaCAGCTGAAACTGTAACAACATCCTTATTAAATTCTAATCAACTCGACTCAATACCTCCCAGTGGTAGTAATCCTAATAACACTTTAGACCCTCTTACCGAGATTAATGTCAGCACAGTAATTTCACCAATTAATCCGACCATACGTTCCATTGTACCTCCACCTAGTCCATGGTCATCTGGTGGAACAATATCTGCCAGTTCCGTCTTACTTCCGCAGCAACTATTACAGTCTGCGACGGCTCAAGAACACTTAGGATTCAGTAGTAAAGCAGATGGAGGGTTGTTGGCAAATACAATTGCTGGCACAACACGATCATTGTCCTCTACCGAGTCTCAAAATCCAGTGCCGTTAATTTCAGAAACAAGCCGTCCATCATCTTATATTGtaagtaaataaagtaaaatcgaTATCAGTAGAAAAGTTGTTGAATAACATTAATTATAAGGATGCTGAGGGTAATCGTGTGTGGATCTGCCCGGCATGTGGCAAAGTAGATGATGGTTCTCCTATGATTGGCTGTGACGGTTGCGATGCATGGTACCATTGGTATGTGCTGTATGTTTTGTAGATatcaattaatatatttctatcGCACATTTCAGGATATGTGTGGGAATATCCATTGCGCCAAAAGATAACGAGGACTGGTTTTGTCGCGTTTGCATAACACGAAAGAAGGGTATTCATGCTACTGACAAAAAGCGTAAGCGGAACAAAAAGAAGTAGTTTTAAAacgatataaaaaatgcaaatagcaaacaaaaaaatgatactTATATTGTTCCTGATAAAGACGCAATTTTTTGGGCCGaaacgaggccaattttattcgttcttttttcatattatagggatccactaggggaaggtttttaacaaaaaaaaaaatttttttttaatattttcttcatataaaaaaagaaaaaatcaaaatattgtacaaaacaaaacttgctcgattcttagattatagtaagtttcgaatcgacattcattttatgtgtacaactttttttgaatttttcgttattgtgaaacgatttgtgtcgtgttgTAATTGAAGAGtcgaatacagaaatttcaaatgattcgaatgaaaataatgtttcaattcaattgagcaatgctttccttgaccaattctatatggaaatgaatgcgtttgcaaacgatgttttcggctatgaacaaatgttggaatggAATGAAaagggaaagaaacgcgaaatgacaaaaaaaattcttggaaaatttaaaatgaatggtgcttcattggaaaagctcaaaggtaataagaacatacacaagataaagttagaatttgaatttttagatttattttgtttatttctcattttttcagaagtatacCACACAACagctcattccaactctgattttgaaatcctgttggaattggtgatcgataattttgtcactataatggtcaatggaaatttgcgtgtatcagaccctgcatattatttaccatatcaactttttatggaacatatggaccaaatgaacacaaaaaaataatttagttttgttttgattttttgcaacattttggttttcagttaatacaataaaaacaaaactgttttttcgtgaacacaaaattctaaatttattacgttgtttgtttagaatttttttagaaaaaaagtaaattttttggttttgaggaaatttgtttattgttgctatttgtgaaagcgtagatatttgtaagtatttgactataatcctaaaagttaatggaataccactatgacacatagaaaacattttttcaaaggggtgtttttcgaaaattataaaaaaaattgttttaaaaaattttgaagaaataaagtaaaataaaaaaatttcgaaagcatgaaattttttcaaaaccaaattttcctcaaaaagataaaagaaatttcttcgaagaggtgtttttctaaaattacaaaaaaaaaaatttcaaaaattttaaacaaataaaataaaataaaactttttcaagggtatgaaattttgtcaaaacaaaattttctgaaaaccaaacaaaatttaaaaaaaaaatggtgttttcaaagcatttcatattccactattaatagagaatacattttttcgagggggtgtttttcaaagcggacaaaaatcttttttaacaaatcaatttaaacttttacaaaagtatgaaattttttcaagaacaaaattttctcaaaaacgttaaattaaaaaaaaaattgttttttcaaaatatttaattttcagcaattaactgagaagaaatttgttagagcgaagtgtttttcaaaacttcaaaaaacactttttaaccaaaaaaaataaaccttttttcaaaaacaacaggaatgataacattgcttaacaatttctgcacttttgcacagtctaaagaggcattgatacagagtgtatttccaaacatagttcaacattacaaaaaccatgattggctcagcgaaagagcaattttagctgggaaaaataagcacgtcaatgatataaattcagcaattttagatcaaatatctggtgacatagttgcgtataagtcaatggacactattactgatcaagatgatgtcgtaaattatccaactgaattcttaaactcactcgatttgccaggtctaccacctcataatttacgattaaaaattggagcaccgattattatgctgcgcaagattaatgtgccccgactttgcaacggtaccagactcgctgtgaagaagctaatgggtaacgttatcgaagcaacaattttgaaagggaagtacaaaggagaagacgttttgatacccagaattctaCTGATTcagacggatttaccattcgatttcaaacgtttgcagttccctattcgccttgccttcgctatgacaattaataaggcgcaaggacagtttCTACAAAtatgcggtattaatttagaatacccaattttttctgatggacaattgtatgtagcttgctcacgagtaggcaaaccatcgtcattattcatttatgcgaaagatggaaaaaccaaaaacgttgtctaccaaaaagtgttacaataaagttcgaatgaaattgtatcaaagaatttgctttgtttcgtattaattttattctctttcagcaaatcattgaatttttcgcCTAGCGAAGCccgcgagggtacgctagtgcTTTATAAAAGGCCATAGCTCGAAATTACACCAGAGAACTCCATCACATTTAATTATTGAGTATATGTATGTTCGTTTTACACAGATTGGTTGAATACAAGAAcgatgtttaatttaaattcgaattaatttttacatacaaaaatatatgttttattcCGCCTAATTTTGTGTTAAACTAATCATTACATTAAGGTATGCCAACTGATTTAACTCTGATTGCGTTGGTAAGCAAAATTTTGGTAAGAGGAAACTTTGATTATGCGATTAAGCGTCAAAAAACTAACGAAActcaattaagaagaattcgGATATTATCAGACTTTAAGGAAATATGAATGGTTACAACACGACTAAAGAACAATCTCACGACAGCTATCTACCTCTCTTTATATCAATAAACACagtttttcacaatttattgGAGCAAAACACTTGTGATCCAGGGAGGGCATGCGGCAATGTATGTTGTGTCAGGTTGCCAACTAAGAGTATTTCACGGCCACATAGTGATCAACAGCAATTACTCAACTTCTCGTTCACGAACTCCAAAGTAAGTATACATGAGCATGTTCTATTCTCAAAATAAAGCTGAATGCAAATACCCTTAGTTGTAGTTTGACACGGATTCATCGTACGTAAGaatacatatttaattataaacaataaaaattagatAGATTTGATTTGAGGTTtccacttcgacctcatggccgtttgtgccctctactcatcacagtacctccgAGGATTGATTACGCAAACCACAAGAGCAGATGACTAAGTAATCTGTAGTGGCCTGTGAAAATGTCCgggagcattctcagtttatccttagaGAGGGTTATGAATTTCATAAGCCTATTAATTGTATCccccagtaaggatttcgcctggcgtatcctcatagtttggtgccagttAACCTCCCTTTGCCCTATTACAGTGCGCGGCACTCGCAGTGTAactaacttcagaccgctcgcgcagctgatgcacgggcatcagctgtctgttagttggctaaatgaccgCCCAGACCATTTTTTACAAACGCgcagaagcattttgccgaaagaaaacgcgaaaaaaggaaatcactaatggatttcaaacgtaatagtgtgattgcatccTATTTagttggaaaatcacaaccagctatTGTTCATGAGCTCGAAGTTTTTGtctatcgcaccattactcgttacaatgataggGTATATTCATATagatagattggcagtattaaaatttttcctgcaaataatgcgcgacgtttgatacaaaaatggcgttttggaacgcgatgcatttgcagtactgccatatttgcatttctgaacgcattgccaacactgcaaaagtacgtatactggtagcatcgcgaaacgttatGTGGTCACCAAAGGACTGCAACAtaacgtgaaatggttcaaaaagtgaagaaacaacttgagcgaaatccccgacaaaTTGCAAAAGAAGTGGCGAAACAACTGCAAATATacgaccgtagcatccgccgcatactgaaaaaggGTCTccaagtcaagccttacaaaacCCAaaagcgcatgatctcacaccaaagcagaaataagtcagacttgagggattgaaggagttgtttcgcttggccgaaatcgGTCAATTTTcgagcattgtgttttctgacgagaaaatttttcaaattgtgtaATTCGTTAactccaaaacgatagggtttattcgaccgaccgttcatatgaGAATGTGAGTCAATTTGATTGGCTACCacgaggcagcacccgccgcaGGTAATGGTTCGAgccactgtaaccgcagatgggcgctctccagcggtttcatcgagcctggcgtcaaggtaaatgcgaaatattatcgggaaagaattctggaggttgctttgaagacgtaggtagacaaacatttcggtggcagaccatggacgtttcaacaagactcggcaccgtctctcaAAGCTCGAGTgcaccaagaatggttaaaaaattacgttccgaacttcataacgtccacataatggctctcaaattcaccagacgcgggGTGATTTTGAAGAGCAACGTCTGAACTAAACGTTTCAGCAGTCTcgaagcgctgaaaaaagccattgtccgcgagtgcaATTCGTTCCtgtaccgtctcaaggccaaAGTTGgtcatatcgaaaaaaagtaaattggttcttaattatgtattattttgacaaattttttaatttgaattgaataaaagtaattttccaaactaaattcgAGTACCGGACCCTGTAGTAACGATTTTGCATCCATTCAAGGACCAGTGAGGATTTAACCTCAGAGGATGACAGTGCTTTGAGTAATGCGACAGTCAAATCGCTCATTCCGAAAATTCCTGTCTAAATAGATCTCCAATTGGAAGGtgcttggaaaactacccatTGGTACTGAATGCTTAGTTCTGGGACCATTTAGTTTAGCGCCTATGCTTTCCTTGTCGTCCAGTTCAATACTGAacttcttttcaaatttaattacttcAGTGATATCATCCTTGGGTAGTTGGGCAAGTGTGAGTTACAGGCTCAGCAATTCCATGTTCTTAGATGGCATTACTTTTCCAGGCAGAGTGGAAGCTAAGCCGAAGACGAAAAGCAGTTTTTtttctactacaacaacaacaacgaaaaacgGTGCGTtcctacgacagtcggttctagtAACCGGAACGaaacggatttatatccgaccaaggaatCGCTACAAGTACTAGTTTCCCCGTATATGTAGTGAATTGTTCacatatttaattgtttgcatCTGTTGGGCAGATAACAGCAGCAGTAATTAccttattatttgtgaaaaccaagcattttttggggtttttccaGTATCGCTAGCTTATATTTTCAAGAGTTTTTTGTCAACAATGAAGTTTGTAGTTGTGGAATTAAAACTCGCCCACCTGCTAAAATTAacacatgaaaaattttgaaatttttaataacaattcgTCTCCAAATTAGCAATGTTTCTATATGTTTTTAAAggtaaaactaaaagaaaaaagcaattcacgaaataaatttaaataggaAAGCTTTTGGAGAATTTCACCACTTGTATGAAGAGTTATGGCAAGATGAACGGAAATTTAGAGAATCTTCTAGTATGTTAATACGTTTGATTAAGGTAATGTAAATAtccaattggaaaattattatttatttgctcaCTTCTTTTGTGGTTGTTAGTGGAGGGGGAAGATATGTAACACCTTAAACCACAATCCAAACTTTAAGAAAAGTAACAACCCCTATATGACCCTCTTGGAACCATTTGAAAATGAGGCAGAAACCCATtcgcagtattttttttaatccaagatagtttattttaatcaaCTATAATAAATAGTCATTAATACATTGTTCATGGAAAAAGAAAGCTGTATCCCCATCATCAGTTTGTATCttctgttttgatttttgttccAATAGCTCAAGTTTTCTTTTTgggattttaattatttccttattCATTTCATCATTTCGCTTACTCTTTTAGGTTCGTTCTATGAAGTGCAGGGAGTCTACTTCAAAAGTACTAGTGCTGTTTTCAACGCTATAATTCCTCTTTCTACCTTGATCGTTCGGTGCTTTGTAAATGTGCagaaaaagtgcgaaacaggtttttactcaaaaattcaaaaaagttaaaaaaaaaataaaaatatacttttcgaaatattgaatttcgaaaaaatttcgatttttcttttgttttgcaaaataaaaaattttcaactacttttttgcaactgtttctacatgaagtcgctcgtgcaagtaatgacgatcattttgaacccgaaattattaaaatcggttaatttttgactaagttatgagcatttaaaaaaaattgttcttatataattaaaaacaatcgattttgagccgaaaaacaaaattgccgataaatctttaaaaaaattttttttgggcgaacaaaaaaatatgtgtctcattattttgaccagaaagcaacatatttgagttacatcgaaatcgaagaacatgacccgaatagcccggttgaattgaaatggaaagcatctataataataatttaaaccattttttaataatacttacttacttgattcAAATTTGCAATTTTGTTCACCAGcacgtctggctcatctaaaggtaggcccaggaaacatgctgtttcgacaattTGGGTCCAGAGgcagaggggtgttagatgagtaggttttaggGGGCATGTTAAAAGGTTGTTAGTGtagtgcggggtaccttcacatcccggacatatgtttggtatgtcggggtcgattctggataggtaggagtttaatctgctacagtatccagaacgtaattgtgccagtgttactcGGGTCTCGCGGGGAAgctgaagttgttgttgttgtagcagcataaacattccccctacctacatacggggaatgctgctggagtgacagtccttggccggataaaaatccgggtcgtttcggtaacgtagaaccgactgtcgtggaaacgctgaagctcttcatctgctataggtggtggttggactccgattacggcattcagtggacgggagcttaagaaggtggtgacggtctcccgatgaatgtcgtttaatgtctctctaaacactgtctggccgccgccgtagccgaatgggttggtgcgtgattaccaatcggaattcatagagagagcgttggttcgaacctcggtgaaaccaaaattacaataataaaaacatttttctaatagcggtcgcccctcggcaggcaatggcaaacctccgactgtatttctgccatgaaaaagctcctcataaaaaaaatatctgccgttcggaatcggcttagaactgtaggtccctccatttgcggaacaacatcaagacgcacaccacaagaaggaggaggagctcggccaaacacccaaaacaacagggtgtacgcgccaattatatattgtatatatatataaacactgtctggtctaGTAGATTTCTGTTAGTTTtgccctggatctcgtcggcgtagtttaaaaggtgtctcctgacgggACGAAAtttgtgtgtcatcgacttttaccttgaaaggcagtttgacctcctttgtccaggtggtcgccgtggacttagtgggagatagttggagattcctcgcagtgaaaaagcgagaaaggtcggtgaagTAGTTGTTTACTTTgagcacaggccatcgatgtcattgccccacgccattatcgtgcagtcgtcagcgtatgagaccaggaaGACCTCTGGTGGTTGGGAgagtttcgagatatagaagttgaacagcaagggtgaaaggtcaccaccctgcggtacaccttgcttaatcttcctctgtttTGATGTTTGGTCTCGAAGGATCACTGACGAATGACGACCGCTCACATAGTGTGCGGAagacctcttcagccctggcgggagtgtcgactgataaatatcaacTAGTAGCGTGGAATTGTTGACTGgttcgaaagccttctttaggtccaatgctactaggacagtcttCTGGCAGGGACGGTTTGTGCTAAGTCCGCGATTCATCTGGgggtttatggcggtgagtgcagtggtggtgctattcACTCGTCGGAAACCATGCAGATGTTGGGTTGGGGCCAgatgtttcgtgaagagtgggagtagaagggcttcaagtgttTTTACTACTgaagaaaggagagttatcggacgataagatttCCCTTGGTCGGCTGGTTTCTCAGGTTTCATTAgcgggaccactctccctactttccacttgtcagggatgatgacatagacttccgtaaggaataccgtccccatctgtcctgtggcataggagtacttagtgtcatcgtctaagtaccatccaggtCCGCTTCCCtcgctggttttggatccgtcggtgtagaaagtgtgctggtaTCCCGTTATTAGGTTCTCtagacttaaccattgatctctctctggaatcaaaacatcatacttcctaccgaagctaacgatgggcacccgattgtccaccggcatcgagaacagtgtgcaccgctccgacaactggtggtatatctgacagtggtcagtgcttacttcatttctccagactccgtttaacttgagcctgtacgccgccttcattgcttcctttcgaatttgaagatctagaggttgcaagttcagaatggcattaagggcatcgcCCGATGTTGtgctcatggcacctgtgatacccaggcacacacttctctgtagccggTTTAGGGGTTTAACGCTGGAATTAACCAATGtggctttccaccatactacagaggcgtatgcattaatgggtctaatcagggtgatgtacagccagtgtactatcgccggtcttgCCAAATGTTCTCTttcactgccagaagacttttagtgttccagagaccttctgctcgacgtgcttcttccaggtaagtttactatctaggattactcctagatatttaacctcaGAGGACATTTGCAATGTTACacctttcaatgtgggtagtaacaggccttccatattgcgtttcctagtgaaaagcactaaggtactttttgtaggattcaccgaaagaccatgcaattcgcaccaatactcaattttatttagagctaactgcattttattgcatataacttcAAGTGACCGTCCTGAGAATAATACGcacacatcgtctgcgtaggcttggatgtgtccaatttcctgcagatcattaagaagagagtccactACGAAGCACCAGAGAAGGGGAGAGAGTACACCGCCTTGTGGGCAGCCCTTCTTAACCTCAACCTTGACTCCTTCATGGCTTTCTCTATCCATGGTAAGCAGTACCTGTACTATTTGGATAGCAAAGAGTGGATCCATCAGACAATGATTTCTTCTACTCCATGACTTCTGATAGAAGAGCACATAGAGTCAAAGGTAgcattgtcgaaagcttcttCAATGTCCACACCTCTCTTGTTTCCAGCCCTTTTTCGATTATGCTAACGCACTCGTGCAGAGCCGATTCGGAAGAATTcccactttgataggcatgtTGTCTGACGTTGAAAGGGGTTCGACTTAGAACCCTCGTCCTAATGTGCGTCTCCACCATACGTTCCAGACCCTTAAGCATAAACGATGTCAGGCTTATAGGTCCGAAACTTTTTGGTTAAGCGTAGCTGTCCTTGCCTGGCTTTGATACAAATACAACTTTCACCAAACGCCACAATTGTGGAACATATGCGTGCGCAAGACATTCCGTAAAGATTATTTTCAAAGCCTTTATTAGTTGTTCTCCGCCTCGCTTGAACATGATTGGGTAAATGCCATCTGGTCCTGGGGACTTAAAGCTTTCGAATGACGAGAAGGCGAACCTTATCGTTTCCTCGTTAACTATCCTGGATGCAATAAACCAATCAAGTCTGCTGGTAATTATATTGGC
The Anastrepha ludens isolate Willacy chromosome X, idAnaLude1.1, whole genome shotgun sequence DNA segment above includes these coding regions:
- the LOC128869593 gene encoding ATP-dependent DNA helicase pif1-like, yielding MITLLNNFCTFAQSKEALIQSVFPNIVQHYKNHDWLSERAILAGKNKHVNDINSAILDQISGDIVAYKSMDTITDQDDVVNYPTEFLNSLDLPGLPPHNLRLKIGAPIIMLRKINVPRLCNGTRLAVKKLMGNVIEATILKGKYKGEDVLIPRILLIQTDLPFDFKRLQFPIRLAFAMTINKAQGQFLQICGINLEYPIFSDGQLYVACSRVGKPSSLFIYAKDGKTKNVVYQKVLQ